In Pedobacter sp. SL55, the following proteins share a genomic window:
- a CDS encoding efflux RND transporter periplasmic adaptor subunit: protein MKHYLYIGALAVTMTFACNSSEPKEETKAPNNESEVSLTAEQAKNIDLKTGEVGFGEINETLKLQGKIDVPPQNLVSVSIPLGGYLKSTKMLPGTQVSKGQIIAVMEDPQYIQLQQDYLNIHNRLNFATKELARQQELNASKANSDKTLQQVEMEYKSLKIEQMALAEKLKLININANQLSEGKISKSVNVYSPINGYVSKVNVNIGKYVTPSDVIFELVNPTDIHLNLNVFEKDLHKLGVGQRVMAYTNVKPDKKYETEVILVSHNVDGGRSEVHCHFEQYDKSLVPGMYMNAELQFKNRKVQFLPEEAVVSFENKDYVFVEIAPRKFNMTEVQAGEVSEGKTEIATDLKGKKVVVKGAYSLLMKLKNTVEEE, encoded by the coding sequence ATGAAGCACTATTTATATATCGGAGCTTTGGCAGTTACTATGACTTTTGCCTGCAACAGCAGTGAGCCAAAAGAAGAAACCAAAGCACCCAATAACGAAAGCGAAGTAAGTTTAACAGCCGAACAAGCTAAAAATATAGATTTAAAAACAGGCGAAGTTGGCTTTGGCGAGATCAACGAAACGCTAAAATTGCAGGGCAAAATTGATGTGCCACCACAAAACTTGGTGTCGGTAAGTATCCCTTTGGGTGGTTACTTAAAATCTACTAAAATGTTGCCAGGCACGCAAGTAAGCAAGGGACAAATTATCGCCGTAATGGAAGATCCGCAGTACATTCAATTGCAACAGGATTACCTGAATATCCACAATAGATTAAACTTTGCTACCAAAGAACTTGCCCGTCAGCAAGAACTGAATGCCAGTAAAGCCAATAGCGATAAAACTTTGCAACAGGTAGAAATGGAATACAAAAGCCTGAAAATTGAGCAAATGGCATTGGCAGAAAAACTGAAGTTGATTAACATAAACGCCAATCAGCTTAGCGAAGGGAAGATATCGAAGTCGGTAAACGTGTATTCGCCTATTAACGGTTATGTGAGCAAAGTAAATGTGAATATTGGTAAATATGTAACGCCATCTGATGTGATTTTTGAGTTGGTAAATCCAACAGATATCCACTTGAACTTAAATGTATTCGAGAAAGATTTGCATAAGCTTGGCGTTGGTCAGCGAGTGATGGCTTACACCAACGTAAAACCAGATAAAAAATACGAAACGGAGGTAATTTTGGTTAGTCACAATGTAGATGGTGGCAGGAGTGAGGTGCATTGCCATTTTGAGCAATACGATAAAAGCTTGGTGCCGGGCATGTACATGAATGCCGAACTGCAATTCAAAAACAGGAAAGTTCAGTTCTTGCCAGAAGAGGCCGTAGTAAGTTTCGAAAACAAGGATTATGTTTTCGTAGAAATTGCGCCTAGAAAGTTCAACATGACCGAAGTGCAAGCTGGCGAAGTTTCGGAAGGCAAAACCGAAATTGCTACAGATTTAAAAGGAAAAAAGGTAGTAGTTAAGGGCGCTTATTCTTTACTCATGAAGCTGAAGAATACGGTTGAGGAAGAATAA
- a CDS encoding sigma-70 family RNA polymerase sigma factor, with protein MEIRQTSDSYIDEVRESDPLEFETLFKNFSEVLYNYANYYLHDMEAAKTVVNDTFLRLWNGKHRPLYVKPYLYRSVKNACLNYLSQHKNKVVLKEFAELEMLSDGAINFDHNDETTDKLIFLEKVISNLPAKRQLVFKMFRFDELSYAEIAELLNISVRTVEDHLAKSMQFIHAQAKHLVDRKLTNT; from the coding sequence ATGGAAATTCGGCAAACATCAGATAGTTATATTGATGAAGTAAGGGAAAGCGATCCTTTAGAATTCGAAACGCTGTTTAAAAACTTCAGCGAGGTGCTTTATAACTATGCTAATTATTACTTGCACGACATGGAAGCGGCAAAAACTGTAGTTAACGATACCTTTTTGCGGCTTTGGAACGGAAAACATCGGCCACTTTATGTAAAACCATATTTATATCGTTCGGTTAAAAATGCTTGCTTAAATTACTTATCGCAACATAAAAATAAGGTAGTGCTTAAAGAGTTTGCTGAACTGGAAATGCTATCTGATGGTGCCATCAATTTTGATCATAACGATGAAACTACTGATAAGTTAATTTTTTTAGAAAAGGTAATTTCAAACTTGCCTGCAAAAAGACAGCTCGTATTTAAAATGTTCCGTTTTGATGAATTGAGCTATGCAGAAATTGCCGAATTGCTAAATATCTCTGTGAGAACGGTAGAAGATCATTTGGCTAAAAGTATGCAGTTTATTCATGCACAGGCAAAACATTTAGTTGATAGAAAGTTAACGAACACTTAA
- a CDS encoding DUF808 domain-containing protein, protein MASGIFAVLDDIAVLMDDVAMAAKVATKKTAGILGDDLAVNAEKATGFLSSREIPVLWAITKGSFLNKLIIVPLALLLNAYFPVAIIVILVLGGAFLAYEGVEKVVEYFFHKPEETHEAAVEVVQDAATAEKAKVKSAITTDFILSVEIVIIALGSVLEKSLTIQILTVAVVAIIATVGVYGIVALIVRMDDAGYRLIKQSGEKKGFLFALGTFLVKALPVIIKGLSVVGTIALILVAGGIFTHNVPFMHGLFPAVPAIITEFAIGIVAGLVVVALVTLVKKFISLFRK, encoded by the coding sequence ATGGCTTCAGGTATTTTTGCAGTTTTAGATGACATAGCAGTGTTAATGGATGATGTGGCGATGGCGGCCAAGGTAGCAACTAAAAAAACTGCTGGTATTTTAGGCGATGACCTAGCGGTAAATGCAGAAAAGGCTACTGGATTTCTCTCGTCTAGGGAAATACCTGTATTATGGGCCATTACCAAAGGCTCGTTTTTAAATAAGCTAATCATTGTGCCCTTAGCCTTGTTGCTCAACGCTTATTTTCCTGTGGCTATTATAGTTATATTGGTACTTGGTGGTGCATTTTTGGCTTACGAGGGCGTAGAAAAAGTAGTTGAATACTTTTTTCATAAACCAGAGGAAACTCACGAAGCCGCTGTAGAAGTGGTACAAGATGCAGCTACAGCAGAAAAAGCAAAGGTAAAATCGGCAATAACTACTGATTTTATTCTGTCTGTAGAAATTGTAATCATTGCTTTGGGGTCGGTGCTAGAGAAATCATTGACCATCCAAATATTAACGGTGGCTGTAGTGGCCATAATAGCAACCGTAGGCGTTTACGGTATTGTAGCATTAATTGTTCGTATGGACGATGCGGGTTATCGATTAATTAAACAGTCGGGAGAAAAGAAAGGATTTTTATTTGCATTAGGAACTTTTTTAGTAAAAGCTTTGCCGGTAATTATTAAAGGTTTAAGCGTGGTAGGTACCATTGCTTTAATTTTGGTTGCTGGTGGTATTTTTACCCATAACGTTCCTTTTATGCATGGGCTGTTTCCGGCGGTGCCTGCTATTATTACCGAGTTTGCTATTGGTATAGTTGCAGGTTTAGTTGTAGTGGCCTTGGTAACACTTGTAAAAAAGTTCATTTCACTATTTCGTAAGTAA
- a CDS encoding endonuclease/exonuclease/phosphatase family protein: protein MQQALFCISITVILFTLIPLVRHDFWIFRVFEYPRLQKLVLNVTLLVGHAVYMPATTPQKVVAVLLLLNLIYIVYQVFPFTKFGRKQIISSKSAANDRNINLLIANVYQYNRNSDSYLKLIKKCNSDVVLMVETDSWWQKQMDVISEKYPYQLKIPLENTYGMIFYSRLPLRNGTINYLVKEDIPSIEAEVQLKNGQWVKLYCLHPEPPVPQENPRSTERDKEILMVGKKAKDCKLPVIVMGDLNDVAWSYTTELFGKISGLLDPRRGRGFFNSFHAKYFFLRFPLDHIFCSADFTLSSIKRMESCGSDHFPMCVSLQYNPKVEALNEQPVADEADLELAEEKIEAETES from the coding sequence ATGCAGCAAGCACTTTTTTGTATATCCATTACAGTAATATTGTTTACGTTAATACCTTTAGTGCGCCACGATTTTTGGATTTTTAGGGTATTCGAATATCCTCGTTTGCAAAAATTGGTACTTAATGTTACACTTTTGGTAGGCCATGCTGTTTATATGCCCGCAACTACGCCTCAAAAAGTAGTGGCTGTGTTATTGTTACTTAATCTTATTTACATTGTTTATCAGGTTTTTCCTTTCACAAAATTTGGGAGAAAGCAGATTATCTCTTCGAAATCGGCTGCCAATGATAGAAACATCAACTTACTGATTGCAAATGTTTACCAATATAACCGCAATAGCGATAGCTACCTAAAACTCATCAAAAAGTGCAATTCAGATGTGGTGTTAATGGTAGAAACCGATAGTTGGTGGCAGAAACAGATGGATGTAATTAGCGAAAAATATCCTTATCAATTAAAAATCCCTTTAGAAAACACCTACGGGATGATATTTTATTCACGATTACCACTACGCAATGGTACCATCAATTATTTGGTTAAAGAAGATATTCCTTCTATTGAAGCTGAAGTGCAATTGAAAAATGGACAATGGGTTAAACTTTATTGTTTGCATCCGGAGCCGCCGGTTCCGCAAGAAAACCCTAGATCTACAGAACGAGATAAAGAGATTTTGATGGTAGGCAAAAAAGCCAAAGATTGTAAATTGCCTGTAATTGTAATGGGCGATTTGAATGATGTGGCTTGGAGCTACACCACAGAACTGTTTGGTAAAATAAGTGGATTGCTTGACCCTAGGAGAGGCAGGGGTTTTTTCAATAGTTTTCACGCCAAATATTTTTTTCTACGTTTTCCGTTAGATCATATTTTTTGCTCTGCAGATTTTACACTTTCTAGTATTAAAAGAATGGAAAGTTGCGGTTCTGATCATTTTCCAATGTGCGTAAGCTTGCAGTACAATCCAAAAGTTGAAGCGCTTAACGAGCAGCCTGTAGCAGATGAGGCAGATTTGGAATTGGCAGAAGAAAAAATTGAGGCCGAAACAGAAAGTTAA
- a CDS encoding FecR family protein, with translation MEDQIWNNIVKRLTGVETEEIKLFLDQWLNANEKNTQLYEEAEQLWQFAGLLPAAKKQAETNALIHPAAEQTKRKSFKSIFRYSIAASLAVISSLSVYSLSKLKPEVAEKVYTVHKATNGKVMKVTLPDSSTIWLNAGSEVSYPKDFHKQKTRAIHLIGEAFFEVTHNQKQPFVVESGQLKTIVYGTSFNISSYKNSRKSSVTVKTGKVGVLLRDDSLNKPTMLLPGNRLVYHRDNGKLEKGNIYVDEVATWISGDLIFEQATPKEVFAALERKFAVEFSFNNKDFEGCKLTAKFPNQSLKAIQTALSASLHVKFKERGKNIEIIGGQSCK, from the coding sequence ATGGAAGATCAAATTTGGAATAACATTGTAAAAAGGCTAACTGGTGTAGAAACAGAAGAAATTAAACTGTTTTTAGACCAGTGGCTAAACGCCAACGAAAAAAATACACAGCTTTATGAAGAAGCCGAACAACTGTGGCAATTTGCTGGCTTATTACCTGCTGCAAAAAAGCAAGCAGAAACAAACGCTTTAATTCATCCAGCTGCCGAGCAAACTAAACGTAAATCTTTTAAAAGTATATTTAGATATAGTATTGCCGCTTCGCTTGCGGTTATTTCTTCGCTTTCGGTTTATTCTTTATCAAAATTAAAACCCGAAGTAGCGGAAAAGGTATACACGGTTCATAAAGCCACTAACGGAAAAGTGATGAAAGTTACTTTGCCAGACAGCTCTACCATTTGGCTTAACGCAGGCAGCGAGGTAAGTTATCCTAAAGATTTTCATAAACAGAAAACCAGAGCTATACATTTAATTGGCGAAGCTTTTTTTGAAGTAACCCACAACCAAAAACAACCGTTTGTGGTAGAAAGCGGCCAACTCAAAACCATTGTTTATGGTACCAGTTTCAACATTAGTTCTTATAAAAACAGTAGAAAAAGTTCGGTAACGGTTAAAACAGGAAAAGTAGGTGTATTGCTACGTGACGATAGTTTAAACAAACCTACCATGCTATTGCCAGGAAATAGATTGGTCTATCATCGTGACAACGGAAAGCTAGAAAAAGGAAACATATATGTAGACGAAGTTGCCACGTGGATCAGTGGAGATTTAATATTTGAACAGGCTACGCCTAAAGAAGTATTCGCTGCATTGGAAAGAAAATTTGCCGTAGAATTTAGCTTCAACAACAAAGATTTTGAGGGTTGTAAGCTCACTGCAAAGTTTCCAAATCAGTCGTTGAAAGCAATACAGACAGCATTAAGCGCCTCACTTCATGTCAAATTTAAAGAACGTGGTAAAAACATTGAAATCATAGGAGGGCAATCATGTAAGTAA